Proteins from a single region of Salvelinus fontinalis isolate EN_2023a chromosome 15, ASM2944872v1, whole genome shotgun sequence:
- the slc25a21 gene encoding mitochondrial 2-oxodicarboxylate carrier, with translation MHPLDVVKTRFQIQRGTSDPHNYKSLVDCFRTIFRNEGIYGFYKGILPPILAETPKRAVKFFTFEQYKKLLSLTGLSAGLALSVAGLGCGLTEALVVNPFEVVKVGLQANRDSFQVQPSTFAQARHIINADGFGLRGLNKGLTATLGRHGVFNMIYFGFYFNVKDAIPASQDPTLEFLRKFAIGLASGTISSCVNIPFDVAKSRIQAPQPIPGEVKYRTCFQTMGLVYREEGYLALYKGLIPKIMRLGPGGAVMLLVYEYVSGWLNKNW, from the exons GTTTCAGATCCAGAGAGGCACCAGTGATCCACACAACTACAAGAGCCTCGTCGACTGCTTCAGAACCATCTTCCGCAACGAAGG TATATATGGCTTCTATAAGGGGATCCTCCCTCCAATCCTGGCTGAGACCCCAAAGAGAGCAGTTAAG TTCTTTACCTTCGAGCAGTACAAGAAGCTGCTGAGTCTCACCGGTCTGTCCGCTGGTCTA gcTCTGTCAGTAGCAGGTCTAGGGTGCGGTCTGACCGAGGCATTGGTGGTCAACCCATTTGAAGTGGTCAAAGTCGGCCTGCAGGCCAACAGAGATTCTTTCCAAGTG CAGCCCTCCACGTTTGCCCAAGCACGGCACATCATCAACGCAGACGGCTTTGGCCTGCGAGGGCTGAATAAAGGGTTAACGGCGACCCTGGGGCGCCACGGTGTCTTTAACATGATCTACTTTGGATTCTACTTCAACGTCAAGGACGCCATTCCTGCCAGCCAG GACCCAACCCTGGAGTTCCTGAGGAAGTTTGCTATTGGCCTGGCCTCAGGAACCATCTCTTCCTGTGTCAACATTCCTTTCGACGTGGCCAAAAGCCGCATCCAGGCTCCCCAGCCCATACCGGGAGAGGTCAAGTACCGGACCTGCTTCCAGACCATGGGGCTGGTCTACCGGGAGGAGGG ATACTTGGCGCTGTACAAAGGACTGATCCCCAAGATCATGAGACTCGGACCAG GTGGAGCTGTGATGCTGCTGGTGTATGAATACGTATCTGGATGGTTAAATAAGAACTGGTGA